Proteins co-encoded in one Stomoxys calcitrans chromosome 5, idStoCalc2.1, whole genome shotgun sequence genomic window:
- the LOC106080691 gene encoding uncharacterized protein LOC106080691: MQFAMIKLTGTSYNANEKIWSGPITKNLYSGDMTVGEAIVIQLLKTPNKVIQIVDSTGETLTAQEFVEHSMTLAKSMLELGIKCKNVVGYYARHSIHLATVILASCLCGTSVSGLYAEFDKDTIINIYGKTRPSIIFCDKFNFEKAHHANAQLNLNAKLVLMTGSLEGVATINDLLTTKHQSMRLSEFPCTNLKSSDTAVILCSSGTTGSPKGSMGSHETLLHSNCYATATIDSVLLSFSTMYWASGLLNLFSSLLNSTLRIVPDKPYSPEYFLYLVKRYQVTHVFVNCTQMAELVLKFSKEELKEGFESIDTILCGGSKVPQTIQEKCLDAFSTDKLRPGFCIGYGMSEIVGILSYNGGYPHEFKPQTEGKLWTNRQVCIVDENYQRLGPNETGELMVYNSHTWLGYYNDPATTAKVMDGQWLHTGDMGYFDDSGFLHLMGRNKDMFKWKGFQICPQPIEDVLLRLTGVAEVCVFPKPDLVAGNLASCAIVRTKDNAGEALTADMVHAFLNSNLDSFFGMKGGVHFVESIPKTSTGKMQRNQVLAMICEEI, encoded by the exons ATGCAGTTCGCAATGATTAAGTTAACCGGTACTTCATACAATGCCAATGAAAAAATATGGTCGGGACCCATAACGAAGAATTTGTATAGCGGCGATATGACTGTAGGAGAGGCTATTGTCATTCAATTATTAAAAACTCCCAACAAAGTCATACagattgtggattctacaggcGAAACTTTGACAGCTCAAGAGTTTGTGGAGCATTCCATGACTTTGGCCAAAAGCATGCTggaattgggtatcaaatgcaagAATGTGGTAGGATACTATGCTCGTCATTCAATACACCTGGCCACAGTCATTCTGGCTTCATGTCTCTGTGGGACTTCGGTGAGTGGTTTGTATGCGGAATTCGATAAAG ATACCATTATTAATATATACGGCAAGACTCGTCCCAGCATAATTTTCTGTGAtaaattcaattttgaaaaagCCCATCACGCCAATGCGCAATTAAATCTGAATGCGAAACTTGTGCTAATGACCGGATCGTTGGAAGGTGTCGCAACCATAAACGATTTATTGACCACAAAGCACCAGTCTATGAGATTATCGGAATTTCCATGCACAAACCTCAAAAGCTCTGATACAGCGGTGATCTTATGCTCCTCAGGAACAACGGGCAGCCCAAAAGGCTCAATGGGCTCACATGAAACTCTGCTGCACTCCAACTGTTA CGCCACAGCCACCATTGATTCGGTTCTACTTTCCTTCAGCACAATGTATTGGGCCTCAGGACTTTTAAACCTATTCTCATCCTTACTGAATTCTACTCTACGCATTGTGCCGGACAAACCCTACAGTCCAGAATATTTCCTCTATCTGGTGAAACGTTATCAAGTCACTCATGTATTCGTCAATTGCACTCAAATGGCTGAGCtagtattaaaatttagtaAAGAGGAGCTAAAAGAAGGCTTTGAATCAATCGACACCATTTTGTGCGGTGGCTCCAAAGTACCGCAGACAATACAGGAAAAATGTCTagacgcattttccacagacaAGTTGCGCCCTGGATTCTGCATAGGATATGGCATGTCCGAAATTGTGGGAATTCTATCATACAATGGGGGTTATCCACATGAGTTTAAACCCCAAACCGAGGGTAAGTTGTGGACCAATAGACAAGTGTGCATTGTTGATGAAAACTACCAGCGTTTGGGACCCAATGAAACTGGTGAACTAATGGTGTACAATTCCCACACATGGTTGGGTTATTACAATGATCCTGCTACCACTGCAAAGGTGATGGATGGCCAATGGTTGCATACTGGCGATATGGGATATTTTGATGATTCGGGATTCTTACATTTAATGGGTCGTAATAAGGATATGTTCAAATGGAAGGGCTTCCAAATATGCCCACAACCCATAGAAGATGTACTATTGCGACTCACGGGAGTAGCCGAGGTTTGTGTTTTTCCTAAACCCGATCTGGTGGCCGGCAATTTAGCATCCTGCGCTATTGTAAGAACAAAAGATAATGCGGGAGAAGCACTAACTGCAGATATGGTGCATGCGTTCCTCAACAGCAACTTGGATAGTTTTTTTGGAATGAAAGGTGGAGTACATTTTGTGGAAAGTATACCGAAAACTTCTACGGGTAAGATGCAGAGAAACCAAGTTCTTGCAATGATATGTGAGGAAATATga